Proteins encoded in a region of the Anopheles cruzii unplaced genomic scaffold, idAnoCruzAS_RS32_06 scaffold00319_ctg1, whole genome shotgun sequence genome:
- the LOC128276025 gene encoding transcription factor LBX1-like, which yields QSHLNLFANRPQPKKKRKSRTAFTNHQIFELEKRFLYQKYLSPSDRDEIAAALGLSNAQVITWFQNRRAKLKRDMEELKKDVETVKVLSAHKTFLENVNDMNILKKKIMHDDGGSPQK from the exons AGCAATCGCACCTCAACCTGTTCGCCAACCGGCCGCAgccaaagaagaagagaaaatcCCGGACCGCGTTCACGAACCATCAGATTTTCGAGCTGGAAAAGCGGTTCCTGTACCAGAAGTACCTGTCGCCGTCGGACCGGGATGAGATCGCGGCCGCCCTCGGACTCTCCAATGCGCAG GTCATCACGTGGTTCCAGAACCGGCGGGCCAAGCTGAAGCGCGACATGGAGGAGTTAAAAAAGGACGTCGAGACGGTGAAGGTGTTGTCGGCGCACAAAACCTTCCTCGAGAACGTGAACGACATGAACAttctgaagaagaaaatcatgcacgacgacggtggcagtcCGCAGAAGTAA